One region of Flavobacterium pisciphilum genomic DNA includes:
- a CDS encoding cation diffusion facilitator family transporter produces the protein MTNEEKAIKATYFSIVGNTCLAIIKGLAGFFGNSYALIADAIESTTDIFSSFLVLFGIKYSSRPADENHPYGHGRAEPLITFLVVGFLITSATIIGYESIANIQNPHDLPKSWTLYVLGAIIVWKEYSFRLVMKRSKQTNSSSLAADAWHHRSDAITSVAAFIGISIALFMGKGYEAADDWAALFAAFFILYNSYKIFRPALGEIMDESLNDDLVEEIRIESLTVVGILGTEKCFIRKAGMKYHVDLHAIVSAKISVKEGHDLSHKLQDTLKERIPQLGNVLIHIEPDDYN, from the coding sequence ATGACGAATGAAGAAAAAGCTATAAAAGCTACATACTTTAGTATAGTCGGAAACACCTGCTTGGCCATTATAAAAGGCTTGGCAGGTTTTTTTGGCAATTCTTATGCTCTAATAGCTGATGCAATAGAGTCAACTACAGATATATTTTCATCTTTTTTGGTTTTATTCGGAATCAAATATTCAAGCAGACCTGCTGATGAAAATCATCCTTATGGTCATGGACGTGCAGAACCATTAATAACCTTTTTGGTTGTTGGGTTCTTAATTACATCGGCAACAATTATTGGGTACGAAAGTATTGCTAACATCCAAAACCCACATGATTTACCAAAATCGTGGACATTATATGTTTTGGGAGCAATTATCGTATGGAAAGAATATTCTTTTCGATTGGTAATGAAACGTAGCAAACAAACCAATAGTTCCTCATTAGCTGCAGATGCTTGGCATCATCGTAGTGATGCAATTACATCAGTAGCTGCATTTATCGGGATTTCGATAGCACTGTTTATGGGAAAAGGATATGAAGCAGCAGATGATTGGGCAGCGCTTTTTGCTGCATTCTTTATTTTGTACAATAGCTATAAAATTTTTAGACCAGCACTTGGCGAAATAATGGACGAAAGTCTTAATGATGATTTAGTAGAAGAAATCCGAATTGAATCATTGACCGTTGTGGGTATATTAGGAACCGAAAAATGTTTTATCCGTAAAGCAGGAATGAAATATCATGTAGATCTTCACGCTATAGTATCGGCCAAAATTTCGGTAAAAGAAGGACATGATTTATCACATAAATTGCAAGATACTCTAAAAGAGAGAATTCCTCAATTAGGAAATGTTTTAATTCATATAGAGCCAGATGATTATAATTAG